The nucleotide sequence AACCAGACTACTTTGTATGTTCCTGTGACGTAGTCTTTTCCAAATCCTGGGCGGTCTTTTCCAAATCCTGAGCGAGGGAAATCTACTTTGTTGTTGTCTGGAGAATGTTCTATCTGAATCTTGGCAAGAGGGAGTGTCCAAGACCATCTTGTAGCTGGGTTTATCAGCTTAATTGGTCGTATGAAGTCCGTACCGCTACATAAGCAGAAAATACCATCCAGACTCTCGGAAACTAGCAAGATTCTCTCTTCGTGCTCATTACTAATatgatattcttcttcttcttcgaccaGACAAGTCGAAGACCATTCCAAACTCATCGTCTTTAGGGCAAAGT is from Camelina sativa cultivar DH55 unplaced genomic scaffold, Cs unpScaffold04610, whole genome shotgun sequence and encodes:
- the LOC104774682 gene encoding LOW QUALITY PROTEIN: probable F-box protein At3g25550 (The sequence of the model RefSeq protein was modified relative to this genomic sequence to represent the inferred CDS: deleted 2 bases in 1 codon), whose amino-acid sequence is MMHHGRELRESKKRRREVNEILNNDILEEIMVRLPVKTLIRFQTVSKQWRRMITSRSLKERYSFALKTMSLEWSSTCLVEEEEEYHISNEHEERILLVSESLDGIFCLCSGTDFIRPIKLINPATRWSWTLPLAKIQIEHSPDNNKVDFPRSGFGKDRPGFGKDYVTGTYK